From Channa argus isolate prfri chromosome 18, Channa argus male v1.0, whole genome shotgun sequence, the proteins below share one genomic window:
- the LOC137103550 gene encoding stromelysin-3-like: protein MRRAVVLCGGILTLHVFLCVCSLPLRDQRSVSRSKQPQSRGDDTEFGRHRRCGVPDYPTLMQDDLLNYNLKVRTRQQRRRRFALFGGRWEKTHITYQILRFPWQMSESKVRSVLQEALSVWSAVTPLTFREVISEKADIIIDFNRYWHGDSLPFDGPGGILAHAFFPRTHREGEVHFDYDEHWTVGNNVGTDLLHVAAHEFGHVLGLQHSLEPDAVMCPFYSNSYPLQLSEDDRRGIQYLYGPPQHASPETNEIDNEMLDACKTNFDAVAMIRGELFFFKSRYVWRIRDGNLQAGYPALTSRHWEGISDHLDAVYEDRSGNIWFFQGDSYWVFDAEKKIKGPDSVQQLGLPVTDIQAALKWEEYSIEKIYLFKSTSYWAFNPQENKVDDVRPRSMHEWGGLPRQIDAAFRDIYGYANFLSGLQYWKFDPVTLKMLEGYPRSIGTDFFGCSAS from the exons ATGAGACGGGCTGTCGTGCTTTGTGGTGGCATTTTGACTTTGCACGTTTTCCTCTGCGTTTGCTCTCTGCCCTTACGAGACCAGAGGAGCGTCAGCAGGTCCAAGCAGCCACAG AGCAGAGGAGATGACACAGAGTTCGGGAGGCATCGTCGCTGTGGAGTCCCAGACTATCCCACCTTGATGCAGGATGACCTGTTGAACTACAACCTGAAAGTAAGAACCAGACAGCAGCGCAGAAGGCGATTTGCTCTGTTTGGAGGGCGTTGGGAAAAGACTCACATCACTTACCA GATTTTGCGTTTCCCCTGGCAGATGAGTGAGAGCAAAGTCCGCAGTGTCTTGCAGGAAGCATTGAGTGTTTGGAGTGCTGTGACGCCTCTGACATTCAGAGAGGTCATAAGTGAGAAAGCTGACATCATTATTGACTTCAACAG GTACTGGCATGGTGACAGCTTACCATTCGATGGTCCTGGAGGAATTCTCGCACACGCGTTCTTCCCCAGGacacacagagaaggagaagtgCACTTTGACTATGATGAGCATTGGACAGTGGGCAACAATGTGG GAACCGATCTGCTACATGTGGCAGCTCATGAATTTGGCCATGTCCTGGGCCTGCAGCATTCGCTGGAGCCTGATGCTGTGATGTGTCCTTTCTACAGTAACTCCTACCCCCTGCAGCTGAGCGAGGATGACAGGAGGGGCATTCAGTATCTGTATGGCCCCCCTCAGCATGCATCACCCGAGACCAATGAGATTGACAATGAAATG CTGGATGCCTGCAAAACAAACTTTGATGCTGTGGCCATGATAAGGGGGGAGCTGTTCTTCTTTAAGTCTCGATATGTGTGGCGTATCCGTGATGGGAATCTACAAGCTGGTTATCCAGCATTGACTTCACGCCACTGGGAAGGTATTTCTGACCACCTTGATGCTGTGTATGAAGACAGGTCTGGCAACATCTGGTTCTTCCAAG GTGACAGCTACTGGGTGTTTGATGCTGAAAAGAAGATAAAAGGACCGGACTCAGTGCAGCAGCTGGGTCTCCCTGTTACAGATATCCAGGCAGCTTTGAAGTGGGAAGAGTACAGCATAGAGAAAATCTACCTCTTCAAGTCTACTTCTTACTGGGCCTTCAATCCTCAGGAGAATAAAGTTGATGATGTCCGTCCTCGCAGCATGCATGAGTGGGGAGGACTGCCCAGACAAATAGATGCAGCCTTTAGGGACATATACG GGTATGCCAATTTCCTGAGTGGGCTGCAGTATTGGAAGTTTGATCCTGTGACTTTGAAGATGCTAGAAGGCTACCCCCGCAGCATTGGCACCGATTTCTTTGGCTGCTCTGCCTCCTAA
- the LOC137103928 gene encoding serine/threonine-protein phosphatase 6 catalytic subunit-like produces MAPLDLDKYVEIARHCKYLPENDLKRLCDYVCDLLLEESNVQPVSTPVTVCGDIHGQFYDLCELFRTGGQVPDTNYIFMGDFVDRGYYSLETFTHLLALKAKWPDRITLLRGNHESRQITQVYGFYDECQTKYGNANAWRYCTKVFDMLTVAALIDEQVLCVHGGLSPDIKTLDQIRTIERNQEIPHKGAFCDLVWSDPEDVDTWAISPRGAGWLFGSKVTNEFVHINNLKLICRAHQLVHEGYKFMFDEKLVTVWSAPNYCYRCGNIASIMVFKDVNRREPKLFRAVPDSERVIPPRTTTPYFL; encoded by the exons ATGGCGCCTTTAGACCTTGATAAGTACGTGGAAATAGCAAGACATTGCAAATACCTGCCGGAAAACGATCTAAAG AGATTATGTGATTATGTCTGTGATTTGCTGCTGGAAGAATCAAATGTTCAGCCAGTATCTACACCAGTTACTGTTTGTGGAGATATTCATGGTCAG TTTTATGATCTTTGCGAACTCTTCAGAACTGGAGGCCAAGTTCCAgacacaaattacattttcatg ggaGACTTTGTAGACAGAGGATATTATAGCTTGGAGACGTTTACACACTTGCTAGCTTTAAAAGCAAAGTGGCCGGATCGTATCACACTTCTGCGTGGAAATCATGAAAGTAGACAAATAACTCAAGTGTACGGTTTTTATG atgagTGCCAAACAAAATATGGAAATGCAAATGCGTGGCGGTATTGCACAAAAGTGTTTGACATGCTGACCGTGGCAGCC CTGATAGATGAGCAGGTCCTGTGTGTCCATGGTGGTCTTTCACCTGACATCAAGACTTTGGACCAGATCCGCACCATCGAACGTAACCAGGAAATTCCACACAAGGGGGCCTTCTGTGATCTTGTGTGGTCAGACCCAGAGGATGTGGACACCTGGGCTATCAGCCCACGAGGGGCCGGGTGGCTGTTTGGTTCCAAGGTTACTAATGAG TTTGTCCACATTAACAACCTAAAGCTCATCTGCCGTGCACATCAGCTGGTTCATGAAGGCTACAAGTTCATGTTTGATGAGAAACTGGTGACTGTGTGGTCGGCACCAAACTACTGCTACCGCTGCGGAAACATTGCGTCCATCATGGTCTTCAAGGATGTCAACAGACGAGAGCCCAAGCTATTCCGTGCTGTTCCTGACTCTGAGCGCGTTATACCTCCCCGAACTACCACACCCTACTTCCTATAA